In Alteromonas mediterranea DE, a single genomic region encodes these proteins:
- the pip gene encoding prolyl aminopeptidase — MKRLYPDVTCYENGFIEVGSGHSLYFEQSGNPNGIPVLFIHGGPGAGLPPNYKCFFDSNKYRIIGYEQRGCGRSTPIADTLNNDTWLNVEDIEALRTHLNIPKFLLFGGSWGSTLALLYALKYTAHVTGLILRGVFLARQEDRDWFLSPSGCAAQLFPEHYRRFTKDVPTPVTSSAVCDFYSAMVRSSNDVLRHAALKRWYQWEERLSRLSLPPGVGDSTSNYPMHLVTCLATLECHFLSNKCFLDENYILENIGKISHIPGTIIHGRYDMICKTEAAETLHKAWPQSQLQIIPDAGHSTSEPSIGYALCRATRDMSRFLQESSK; from the coding sequence ATGAAACGACTTTACCCCGATGTTACCTGCTATGAGAATGGATTTATCGAAGTAGGAAGTGGGCATTCGCTTTACTTCGAGCAAAGTGGTAATCCAAACGGTATCCCCGTGCTTTTTATCCACGGCGGCCCCGGCGCAGGCTTACCTCCAAATTACAAATGCTTTTTTGATAGCAATAAGTACCGCATTATCGGTTATGAACAGCGCGGATGCGGCCGCTCAACTCCCATCGCAGATACACTTAATAACGACACTTGGTTAAATGTTGAAGACATCGAGGCCCTCAGAACTCACCTTAACATTCCAAAGTTTCTCTTATTTGGCGGCTCGTGGGGCTCGACGTTAGCGTTACTTTACGCACTTAAGTATACCGCTCATGTTACCGGCCTTATTCTTCGAGGCGTTTTTCTTGCAAGGCAAGAGGACCGGGATTGGTTTTTATCTCCTTCAGGCTGTGCCGCCCAGTTGTTTCCCGAACATTACCGACGATTTACCAAAGACGTGCCAACGCCAGTCACTTCAAGCGCAGTTTGCGACTTTTATAGCGCGATGGTGCGCTCCAGTAACGATGTACTGCGCCACGCCGCATTAAAACGCTGGTATCAATGGGAGGAACGCCTTTCGCGACTATCTCTTCCACCCGGTGTGGGAGACTCTACGTCCAACTACCCTATGCATCTTGTCACCTGTTTAGCCACACTAGAGTGTCATTTCTTGTCTAACAAGTGCTTTTTAGATGAAAACTATATTCTTGAAAACATAGGTAAAATAAGTCATATTCCGGGCACGATCATACACGGTCGTTACGATATGATTTGTAAAACAGAAGCCGCGGAAACCCTTCATAAGGCGTGGCCTCAAAGTCAATTACAAATCATTCCCGATGCGGGACACAGTACCTCTGAGCCGAGCATTGGCTATGCCCTTTGTCGTGCTACCCGCGATATGTCACGCTTTCTTCAGGAGTCATCTAAGTGA
- the dtd gene encoding D-aminoacyl-tRNA deacylase, translated as MIGLIQRVSEANVTVAGEVIGEIGKGMLVLLGVEKEDGDAEIEKLANKLCRYRMFSDEDGKMNLNIEQVGGEILVVSQFTLVADTQKGNRPGFSRGATPEHGEAIYKKFVHALRAKGMAVSTGEFGADMQVGLVNDGPVTFHFNV; from the coding sequence GTGATAGGACTAATTCAACGCGTATCAGAAGCCAATGTTACTGTAGCAGGTGAAGTTATCGGCGAAATTGGCAAAGGCATGCTAGTCCTGCTGGGCGTTGAAAAAGAAGACGGCGATGCCGAGATTGAAAAGCTTGCCAACAAACTATGCCGTTATCGAATGTTTAGTGATGAAGACGGCAAAATGAACCTGAATATTGAGCAAGTCGGTGGGGAAATACTGGTTGTATCTCAGTTCACCCTTGTTGCAGATACGCAAAAAGGGAATCGACCTGGGTTCTCTCGTGGCGCGACGCCTGAGCACGGTGAAGCCATTTACAAAAAGTTCGTTCATGCCCTTAGAGCAAAAGGTATGGCTGTCTCTACCGGCGAGTTTGGTGCAGACATGCAAGTAGGCCTTGTTAACGATGGGCCTGTAACCTTTCACTTTAACGTGTAG
- the rpmE gene encoding 50S ribosomal protein L31 has translation MKQDIHPKYEEITATCSCGNVMKIRSTLGKDINLDVCSSCHPFYTGKQRNVDTGGRVDRFKKRFGALGKK, from the coding sequence ATGAAACAAGATATCCACCCTAAATACGAAGAAATCACAGCAACTTGCTCTTGTGGTAACGTTATGAAAATTCGTTCTACGCTTGGTAAAGACATCAACCTAGACGTATGTTCATCATGTCACCCTTTCTACACTGGTAAGCAACGTAACGTTGACACTGGTGGTCGTGTTGATCGCTTCAAGAAGCGTTTCGGTGCATTGGGCAAAAAGTAA
- a CDS encoding DUF2959 domain-containing protein, producing the protein MKLVASAFVAMLALSGCQSAYYAAWEKVGVEKRDILVGRVENAKESQEDAQEQFSSALEAFSAAVAFDGGELEEVYDRLNGQYEDSVAASEEVSARIDKVESVAEALFDEWSEELDKYENASLKRDSAAKLRETQRRYTSLMKAMRKAESKMPPVLNALQDNVLYLKHNLNASAIGALQGELSTIENNVAQLIGQMNSAIAESDAFIASMKN; encoded by the coding sequence ATGAAACTAGTTGCATCAGCATTTGTTGCTATGCTTGCCCTTAGCGGGTGTCAGTCTGCATATTACGCAGCGTGGGAAAAGGTGGGCGTCGAAAAACGCGATATCTTAGTTGGCCGCGTAGAAAACGCAAAAGAGTCTCAGGAAGACGCACAGGAGCAGTTCAGTTCAGCCCTCGAAGCATTTAGTGCGGCGGTTGCTTTTGACGGCGGTGAGTTAGAAGAGGTTTACGACCGCCTGAACGGTCAGTACGAAGACAGTGTGGCAGCCTCAGAAGAGGTTAGTGCGCGTATCGACAAAGTGGAAAGTGTTGCTGAGGCACTGTTCGACGAATGGTCAGAAGAGCTTGATAAATACGAGAATGCTTCGCTTAAACGCGATAGTGCGGCTAAGCTTCGCGAAACTCAGCGTCGTTATACCTCGTTGATGAAAGCTATGCGCAAAGCTGAAAGTAAAATGCCCCCAGTACTTAATGCGCTTCAAGACAATGTGCTGTATTTAAAACACAACTTAAATGCAAGCGCGATTGGCGCTTTGCAAGGCGAGCTTTCAACTATTGAGAACAACGTAGCCCAACTTATTGGGCAAATGAACTCTGCAATTGCCGAGTCGGACGCCTTTATTGCGTCTATGAAAAATTAG
- the priA gene encoding primosomal protein N': protein MAFIQVAVPVPLRQLFTYTHDSALEAGVRVMVPFGPRKLVGVVVETLRKSESEIDNSNKLKAIEMVLDHQPIVDGVLLKMAQWLWQYYHHAPGEVLHAMLPVLLRKGESAGPTPQDMLMLTDEGKKTLSASLSRAPKQNACFTALTKRAMLAIEARKQFGAPAVKALVEKSLAVIKEVTPEFKPGAWLSTLTMAEKPVPDTEQSVAIAALNRQHGNFAVSLLEGVTGSGKTEVYLQAIEPLLREGKQVLILVPEIGLTPQTVSRFEKRFGIAVGVLHSQLSDKDRLQVWQRAKAGELGIVIGTRSAIFTPLNNPGMLIVDEEHDESFKQQDGLRYHARDLAAMRAKQHNIPLLLGSATPALETLNNALSGRYAHLQLTKRAGGAQSTHQHVLDARDQPIHYGISQGLLTIMRQHISAGNQVLVFVNRRGYAPALLCHHCGETVTCKRCERPYTVHKAQNRLQCHHCGGMRAMPTNCEACHYNELVTAGTGTEQVEQGLASLFPGVTQVRIDSDTVRGKDKLHQTLDAINRQEYQLLVGTQILSKGHHFPHVTLVAVLDCDGALFSADFRAPEKLAQLVTQLAGRAGRASKPGEMWLQTHNPHHPLLQDLVHNGYGHFARHALMERKAASLPPFISQFVIRAEATDSSLAYRFLQDCKQVFTQAHAIEISGPFPCLIEKRQGRFRFMLVCSHQKRAPLHNALRLALPFLQALPQATKVRWSIDIDPTDFS from the coding sequence ATGGCCTTCATTCAAGTTGCTGTACCAGTGCCGCTGCGCCAACTTTTCACATATACCCACGATAGCGCACTAGAAGCAGGCGTACGGGTAATGGTGCCTTTCGGTCCGCGCAAACTTGTGGGCGTAGTTGTTGAAACACTACGAAAATCAGAGAGCGAAATTGACAATAGCAACAAGCTAAAAGCCATTGAAATGGTGCTAGATCATCAACCTATTGTTGATGGGGTGCTGCTAAAAATGGCGCAATGGCTGTGGCAGTACTACCACCATGCTCCGGGTGAAGTGTTACACGCCATGCTGCCTGTATTATTGCGAAAAGGCGAGTCGGCAGGCCCTACTCCACAAGATATGCTCATGCTTACCGATGAGGGTAAAAAAACGCTGTCAGCGTCGCTATCTCGCGCCCCAAAGCAAAACGCGTGTTTTACCGCCTTGACCAAACGGGCGATGCTCGCGATAGAGGCGCGTAAGCAGTTTGGTGCGCCAGCGGTAAAAGCCTTGGTAGAAAAGTCGCTTGCTGTTATCAAAGAGGTTACTCCTGAATTTAAGCCGGGCGCTTGGCTATCTACGTTAACAATGGCAGAAAAACCTGTTCCCGATACTGAGCAGTCAGTTGCCATCGCCGCCCTTAACCGTCAACACGGCAACTTTGCGGTTAGTTTACTTGAAGGGGTGACCGGTAGCGGCAAAACAGAAGTATACCTTCAAGCGATAGAGCCTTTACTGCGCGAAGGAAAGCAGGTGCTTATCCTTGTGCCTGAAATTGGGCTTACCCCGCAAACTGTATCCCGCTTCGAAAAGCGCTTTGGCATTGCCGTGGGCGTATTGCATTCGCAACTTTCAGACAAAGACCGGCTGCAAGTATGGCAGCGAGCAAAAGCGGGCGAGCTCGGCATTGTTATAGGTACCCGCTCTGCTATTTTCACCCCGCTTAATAACCCGGGTATGCTTATTGTTGATGAAGAGCACGACGAGTCGTTTAAGCAGCAGGATGGGCTTCGCTATCATGCTCGCGATTTGGCGGCCATGCGTGCGAAACAGCATAATATTCCTTTACTGCTTGGCAGTGCCACCCCTGCTCTTGAAACCCTTAATAATGCGCTAAGCGGCCGCTATGCGCACTTACAACTCACCAAGCGAGCCGGGGGCGCGCAAAGTACCCATCAGCACGTATTAGATGCGCGCGACCAGCCAATTCACTACGGTATTTCACAAGGCCTGTTAACCATAATGCGCCAGCATATTAGCGCAGGGAATCAGGTGTTGGTGTTTGTAAATCGCCGAGGCTATGCGCCAGCGTTACTTTGTCATCATTGCGGCGAGACAGTAACGTGTAAGCGTTGCGAGCGACCTTACACCGTACACAAAGCGCAAAACCGATTGCAGTGCCACCATTGCGGCGGCATGCGTGCTATGCCAACAAACTGTGAAGCTTGCCATTACAACGAGCTAGTTACTGCGGGTACCGGTACAGAGCAAGTAGAGCAGGGGCTTGCTAGCTTGTTTCCCGGGGTAACGCAGGTGCGAATAGACAGCGATACGGTGCGCGGTAAAGATAAGTTACATCAAACGCTCGATGCAATTAACCGCCAAGAATATCAGCTGCTTGTGGGCACCCAGATTTTGTCTAAAGGCCACCACTTTCCTCACGTTACATTAGTGGCGGTTCTCGATTGCGATGGCGCACTGTTTAGCGCAGACTTCAGAGCCCCTGAAAAGCTTGCTCAACTGGTAACTCAACTTGCTGGAAGAGCGGGGCGTGCAAGTAAACCCGGTGAAATGTGGCTGCAAACCCATAATCCTCATCACCCGCTGCTACAAGATTTGGTGCATAATGGTTACGGGCACTTTGCCAGGCATGCGTTAATGGAGCGAAAAGCGGCAAGCTTGCCCCCGTTTATTAGTCAGTTCGTAATACGCGCCGAAGCTACTGATAGCAGTTTGGCTTATCGATTTTTACAAGACTGTAAGCAGGTATTTACGCAAGCGCACGCCATTGAGATAAGCGGCCCGTTCCCATGCCTAATTGAAAAGCGCCAAGGCCGATTTCGATTCATGCTGGTGTGTAGTCATCAAAAACGCGCCCCGCTTCATAATGCGCTGCGTTTGGCGCTTCCGTTTTTACAGGCTTTACCGCAGGCCACTAAGGTAAGGTGGTCAATCGATATCGATCCTACCGATTTCAGTTAG
- a CDS encoding malic enzyme-like NAD(P)-binding protein has translation MSDFRQRALDYHAYPTPGKIRVELSTSADSVDDLALAYSPGVAEPVREIAEDPDNAYKYTAKGNMVAVISNGTAILGLGNLGPLASKPVMEGKALLFKRFAGLDAIDIEVKHRTTEEFINTVANIADTFGGINLEDIKAPECFEIEQELIKRCKIPVFHDDQHGTAIVTAAGMLNALEIQGKNIESAKIVCMGAGAAAVACMELLIKCGAQRERIYMLDRKGVIHTRREELTEHKKLFANNTDKRTLEDVMEGADIFVGVSGPDVLPPETLALMAENPIVFACSNPDPEIKPELAHEVRKDLIMATGRSDYPNQVNNVLCFPFIFRGALDVRATAINDEMKVAAVEALRTITKEPVPEEVLAASKSDSLTFGKEYIIPKPMDPRLCERIATAVSKAAIASGVARVPENSAE, from the coding sequence ATGTCAGATTTTAGACAACGCGCACTCGATTATCACGCCTACCCCACCCCCGGAAAAATTCGCGTAGAGCTGTCTACGTCAGCAGATAGTGTTGACGACCTTGCATTAGCATACAGCCCCGGTGTTGCCGAACCAGTTAGGGAAATAGCTGAAGACCCCGATAATGCCTATAAGTACACCGCTAAAGGTAACATGGTAGCCGTGATTAGTAATGGCACCGCGATCTTAGGTTTAGGTAACCTTGGCCCCCTCGCCTCAAAGCCTGTGATGGAAGGTAAAGCCTTGCTGTTTAAACGCTTTGCCGGGCTAGATGCCATTGATATTGAAGTAAAGCATCGCACGACAGAAGAGTTCATTAATACTGTGGCGAATATCGCCGACACCTTCGGCGGTATAAACTTAGAAGATATTAAAGCCCCTGAGTGTTTTGAGATTGAACAAGAGCTTATAAAGCGCTGTAAAATTCCCGTATTTCACGACGATCAGCACGGCACTGCAATCGTCACGGCAGCGGGTATGCTAAATGCCCTTGAGATTCAGGGCAAAAATATCGAGAGTGCAAAAATAGTGTGCATGGGTGCAGGCGCAGCCGCGGTAGCTTGCATGGAACTACTCATTAAATGCGGCGCCCAGCGTGAACGCATTTATATGCTAGACAGAAAAGGGGTTATTCATACCCGTCGTGAAGAGCTGACTGAGCACAAAAAGCTCTTTGCTAACAACACCGACAAACGCACCCTTGAAGATGTTATGGAAGGCGCAGATATTTTTGTTGGCGTATCAGGGCCTGACGTTTTACCACCAGAAACGCTAGCGTTAATGGCAGAGAACCCTATTGTATTTGCTTGCTCAAACCCAGACCCAGAGATAAAGCCAGAGCTGGCCCATGAGGTGCGTAAAGACCTCATTATGGCAACCGGGCGCTCTGATTACCCAAATCAGGTTAACAACGTTCTATGCTTCCCTTTTATTTTCCGCGGCGCATTAGATGTTCGCGCCACGGCCATAAACGACGAGATGAAAGTGGCCGCCGTTGAAGCCCTTCGCACCATTACCAAAGAGCCGGTGCCAGAAGAAGTATTAGCGGCAAGTAAAAGCGACAGTCTGACCTTCGGTAAAGAGTACATTATCCCTAAGCCGATGGACCCACGCTTATGTGAACGTATCGCAACTGCGGTATCTAAAGCAGCGATAGCGTCCGGCGTGGCCCGGGTACCTGAAAACTCGGCCGAATAG
- the rpoH gene encoding RNA polymerase sigma factor RpoH, which translates to MSNNLQSMALSVPHSGSIEGYIQAVSSIDMLSAEEERELAVRLREDEDLQAARKLVMSHLRFVVHIAKSYSGYGLPQADLIQEGNIGLMKAVKRFDPTVGVRLVSFAVHWIKAEIHEFVLKNWRIVKVATTKAQRKLFFNLRKAKKRLGWFTHDEVQTVANELGVSTKEVLQMEARMSSQDQAFDLSADEDETGNFAPVQFLEDKSSDVETDVINNDWDTAASKRLYSAIKTLDDRSQDIIETRWLADNKITLQDLADKYQVSAERVRQIEKNAMKKLQAAMVA; encoded by the coding sequence ATGAGCAACAATTTGCAATCTATGGCCCTGTCAGTGCCACACAGCGGTAGCATTGAAGGCTACATCCAAGCTGTAAGCAGCATTGATATGCTTAGCGCTGAGGAAGAGCGCGAGTTGGCAGTGCGCCTTCGCGAAGACGAAGACTTACAAGCCGCTCGTAAGCTGGTAATGTCACATCTTCGTTTTGTAGTGCACATTGCAAAATCTTACTCAGGTTATGGCTTACCCCAAGCCGACTTAATTCAAGAAGGCAATATTGGTCTGATGAAAGCCGTTAAACGCTTCGACCCAACAGTGGGCGTACGTTTGGTTTCTTTCGCGGTACATTGGATCAAAGCCGAAATTCACGAGTTTGTACTTAAGAACTGGCGAATAGTTAAAGTTGCGACCACAAAAGCGCAGCGCAAACTGTTTTTCAACCTGCGTAAGGCCAAAAAACGCCTGGGTTGGTTCACACACGACGAAGTACAAACCGTAGCAAATGAACTTGGTGTGAGTACAAAAGAAGTGCTTCAAATGGAAGCTCGTATGAGCAGCCAAGATCAAGCGTTTGATCTAAGTGCGGATGAAGATGAAACGGGCAACTTTGCGCCTGTTCAATTTCTTGAAGATAAATCTTCAGACGTTGAAACTGACGTAATTAATAATGACTGGGATACAGCGGCGAGTAAGCGTTTGTACTCAGCGATTAAAACGTTAGATGATCGCAGCCAAGACATTATCGAGACGCGTTGGTTAGCAGATAATAAAATCACGCTACAAGACTTGGCTGATAAGTATCAGGTGTCTGCAGAACGTGTTCGTCAAATCGAAAAGAACGCGATGAAAAAACTTCAAGCAGCTATGGTCGCATAG
- the metF gene encoding methylenetetrahydrofolate reductase: MVSYAQGIDALNQSLSELRDIDVSFEFFPPKTEAMEQTLWKSVERLAPLKPSYMSVTYGANSGERDRTHDVVKRIQQQTGVAAVPHLTCVDASREELKQIAKDYWDSGIRRIVALRGDLPPGLEKTEMYASDLVALLKDVADFDISVAAYPEKHPEAPNAQFDLLNLKRKAEAGATEAITQFFFDTSVYLRFRDRAAAAGVDIDLVPGILPVTNYQTLVKFAGFTNVHVPGWLHKMFDGLDADDQATRNLIGANIAMDQVKVLAKEGVKHFHFYTLNRSELSYAICHMLGVRSGA, from the coding sequence ATGGTTTCTTACGCGCAAGGTATCGATGCATTAAACCAGTCCCTGTCGGAACTGCGTGATATTGATGTATCTTTTGAATTTTTTCCGCCTAAAACGGAAGCCATGGAACAAACACTATGGAAATCTGTAGAGCGCTTAGCGCCACTAAAGCCAAGCTATATGTCGGTGACCTACGGTGCAAATAGCGGCGAACGAGACAGAACACACGATGTGGTTAAGCGAATTCAACAGCAAACCGGTGTTGCTGCAGTTCCACACTTGACGTGCGTAGATGCAAGCCGCGAGGAGCTTAAGCAAATTGCAAAAGACTACTGGGATTCAGGCATTCGCCGTATTGTTGCGCTTCGCGGCGATTTACCGCCAGGGTTAGAAAAAACAGAGATGTACGCCTCTGACTTAGTTGCCTTGTTGAAAGACGTGGCGGATTTTGATATTTCCGTTGCTGCTTACCCTGAAAAGCACCCTGAAGCCCCGAATGCGCAGTTCGACCTGCTTAACCTTAAACGCAAGGCTGAAGCAGGAGCAACCGAAGCCATTACGCAGTTTTTCTTCGACACCAGCGTTTATTTGCGATTTAGAGACCGCGCAGCCGCTGCCGGTGTAGATATCGATTTAGTGCCGGGCATTTTGCCAGTAACCAATTACCAAACCCTGGTTAAATTCGCTGGCTTTACTAACGTGCATGTTCCAGGGTGGCTACATAAAATGTTCGATGGCCTTGACGCTGACGACCAGGCAACGCGAAACCTTATTGGAGCAAACATTGCTATGGACCAAGTTAAGGTATTAGCGAAAGAAGGGGTTAAGCACTTCCACTTCTATACCCTTAACCGTAGCGAACTCAGTTACGCCATTTGCCATATGCTAGGCGTACGCAGTGGCGCATAA
- a CDS encoding bifunctional GNAT family N-acetyltransferase/hotdog fold thioesterase: MYKVVTPKSDAEFEAYFHFRWEHLRQPWNFPPGSEKDEYEQVAEHRIITNRKGDIVACGRVHLNTAEEAQIRHIAVHSDHQRKGLGQMIMAALENVAKDLGAERAVTNSREISIDFFSSCGFKIEREAPNELGMLKRQQMVKKFTENNSLILHPKWCKSLQETWSETIPITEHMGIKLYQYTGRTLETRASLNKNINIHGTMFAGSIFSLATLTGWGMIYLQLKERGLDGDIVLGDGDIHYHKPITMKPRAICNIETLSGKFKPLENDNKARFELSVAILDGDTPVAEFEGVFYVLPLSKNEEE, from the coding sequence TTGTACAAGGTAGTCACACCTAAAAGCGACGCCGAGTTTGAAGCCTATTTTCATTTTCGGTGGGAGCATTTGCGCCAGCCATGGAACTTCCCTCCAGGCTCTGAAAAAGATGAATATGAGCAAGTTGCAGAACACCGTATTATCACCAATCGAAAGGGCGACATCGTGGCCTGTGGCCGCGTACATTTGAATACCGCAGAAGAAGCGCAGATTCGTCACATTGCGGTTCATTCGGACCATCAGCGCAAGGGTTTAGGTCAGATGATCATGGCTGCGCTTGAAAATGTAGCCAAAGATTTAGGTGCTGAGCGAGCAGTAACGAATAGTCGTGAAATTTCCATCGACTTCTTCAGCTCCTGTGGTTTTAAAATTGAGCGTGAAGCACCTAATGAACTAGGTATGCTAAAACGCCAACAGATGGTAAAAAAGTTTACCGAAAATAACTCCCTTATTCTTCATCCTAAGTGGTGCAAATCACTACAGGAAACATGGTCAGAAACCATTCCGATCACCGAACACATGGGAATTAAGCTATACCAATACACAGGCAGAACCCTTGAAACCCGCGCCTCGCTAAACAAGAACATCAATATTCACGGTACCATGTTTGCAGGCAGTATCTTTTCTTTAGCCACATTAACTGGTTGGGGAATGATTTATCTACAGCTTAAAGAGCGCGGGCTAGATGGCGATATTGTACTGGGCGATGGTGATATTCACTATCACAAGCCTATTACCATGAAGCCAAGAGCAATCTGCAATATTGAAACCCTATCAGGTAAGTTTAAGCCATTGGAAAACGACAACAAAGCCCGCTTTGAACTTAGCGTAGCCATATTAGATGGCGATACCCCAGTGGCTGAATTTGAAGGCGTATTTTACGTACTCCCCCTTTCAAAAAACGAGGAAGAGTAA
- the metJ gene encoding met regulon transcriptional regulator MetJ, whose translation MAEWNGKYIHPYAEHGKKSEQVKKVTVSIPINVLKALTDERTRRQINNLRHATNSELLCEAFLHAFTGQPLPNDDDLRKDNPNRVPAEARRIMEEMGIDPSFENNVSEDE comes from the coding sequence ATGGCAGAATGGAACGGTAAGTATATTCACCCCTACGCAGAGCATGGTAAAAAGAGCGAGCAGGTAAAGAAAGTCACTGTCTCTATACCAATTAATGTGCTGAAGGCACTCACCGACGAGCGTACTCGCCGCCAAATAAACAATTTGCGCCACGCCACCAATTCGGAGTTACTTTGCGAAGCGTTTTTACACGCGTTTACGGGGCAACCTTTACCGAACGACGATGATTTGCGCAAAGACAATCCTAATCGGGTGCCAGCAGAAGCGCGTCGCATTATGGAAGAAATGGGTATAGATCCAAGCTTTGAAAACAACGTCTCGGAAGATGAATAA
- a CDS encoding virulence factor BrkB family protein, whose translation MDLDKVKTFYNNVAPQLRDLFGIFIKRCKEDNITISAGHLAYVTLLSLVPFIMVTFTIMSAFPAFASVRSKLEHFVFSNFVPTASDVVHKYMTDFVGNASQMSAIGILSLLVVALMLISNVDKTLNRIWRTQSDRPIVYTFAIYWMVITLGPMLIGSSVVVSSYLTGLAAFTEEYTPGLGTFLLSLVPSGAALLAFAILYMVVPNRRVYARHAFVGAIVATIAFEITKSGFALYVTNFPSYELIYGALAVVPILFLWVYLSWIIVLFGAEFTCSLGEAFENKKAEHAPRKVPKE comes from the coding sequence GTGGATTTAGATAAGGTTAAAACCTTTTATAACAACGTTGCCCCACAATTAAGGGACCTTTTCGGTATTTTTATAAAACGCTGTAAAGAGGACAACATTACTATTTCTGCCGGGCACTTAGCTTATGTAACGTTGTTATCTTTAGTACCGTTTATCATGGTGACTTTTACCATCATGTCGGCCTTTCCCGCCTTTGCTTCAGTAAGAAGTAAGCTTGAACACTTTGTCTTTAGTAATTTCGTGCCTACCGCGAGCGATGTTGTGCACAAGTACATGACAGATTTTGTAGGTAACGCGTCTCAAATGAGCGCCATCGGTATTTTATCTCTTTTGGTTGTCGCATTAATGCTGATATCCAACGTGGACAAAACGCTCAACAGAATTTGGCGCACGCAAAGCGATCGTCCTATTGTTTATACCTTTGCTATTTATTGGATGGTTATCACCCTTGGCCCCATGCTCATTGGCTCAAGTGTGGTGGTAAGCTCCTACCTAACCGGGCTGGCAGCGTTTACTGAAGAATACACTCCTGGTTTAGGAACCTTTTTATTAAGCCTTGTACCTAGCGGTGCTGCCTTGTTGGCTTTTGCTATTTTATACATGGTGGTGCCGAACAGAAGAGTCTACGCCCGACATGCCTTTGTAGGCGCCATTGTTGCTACCATTGCCTTTGAAATTACAAAATCTGGTTTTGCCCTTTACGTCACCAACTTTCCTTCATACGAGCTGATTTATGGTGCGCTTGCCGTAGTACCTATTCTTTTCTTATGGGTGTACTTATCTTGGATAATCGTATTATTTGGTGCGGAATTTACCTGTAGTCTAGGCGAAGCTTTTGAAAATAAAAAAGCAGAACACGCGCCTCGAAAAGTCCCAAAAGAGTAA